One part of the Desulfonema ishimotonii genome encodes these proteins:
- a CDS encoding response regulator, whose protein sequence is MEKILVIDDEINILNYVQRLLERYLPDLGVDVAMSGRDGVEQARSDPPDVILLDINMPDMDGFEVCRQLKSDERTRHSPVILFTGMQTDSASRIRGLNLGADAFLTKPVGSAELISQVRVMLRIRRSEDLLRREKKILEHAVREQTRELARESSVNQAFAELSRALLSPLSLADMSALVLEKAKRLTGSGRGYAGYIDPETGEMTGPDPDGWTDGPMTPVRLAVAARFNDKTVGQIVLSHGEGPYTDRDADLVRRLADLYAVAIRRKQAKYELVRSREKAEIASRAKSEFLANMSHEIRTPMNGIIGMLGLALDTPLNPTQREYLRMARFSADALLVLLNDILDFARIEAGKLELTSAAFDPDDLLRSALAPVRPEAEKKGLILQRRIDRAVPGRLMGDPNRIRQILINLLRNAVKFTESGEIRVCADAVRESAGCGEPDLLRFSVRDTGIGIPEDKRREIFRAFYQADGSLSRRYSGVGLGLSISRNLVERMGGRIWVESEPNRGSRFCFTLPLKAPPQGAAAEIPGEVCKNSGSGPCVPPVPHPSPRILLAEDDEISRCVFTGILEEMGIAVTAVRNGRAALDALSASAFDLILMDVQMPEMDGLAASRMIRETDPETPIIALTAHAFPRDRDRCVAAGMTDYLAKPVTQATFGKILSKYIPVSYRPARVALMADGQSAAGALQSENEPHLLFSGVCDALEEVESAVQAGDSDALERLAERLRRVAAEAGRSDIADDAFRLKLAARANDPGKARFLTDQMTRTAAVMHRQLNGGKGAGHDGQTACGPDSQLQGSGVRVCQTAFIRNEGIRHK, encoded by the coding sequence ATGGAAAAAATCCTAGTCATTGATGATGAGATAAATATACTGAACTATGTTCAGCGGTTGCTGGAAAGATATCTGCCGGACCTGGGGGTGGATGTTGCGATGTCCGGGCGTGACGGAGTTGAGCAGGCCCGGTCCGATCCGCCGGATGTCATACTGCTCGACATCAATATGCCGGATATGGACGGATTTGAAGTCTGCAGGCAGCTCAAATCCGACGAAAGAACCCGGCACAGCCCCGTGATCCTCTTTACCGGAATGCAGACGGATTCCGCCAGCCGCATCCGGGGCCTGAACCTGGGGGCGGATGCGTTTCTGACCAAGCCTGTCGGAAGCGCGGAACTGATCAGTCAGGTGAGGGTGATGCTGCGGATCAGGCGGTCCGAGGATCTGCTGCGCCGGGAAAAAAAGATTCTGGAACATGCCGTCCGGGAGCAGACCCGTGAACTGGCCCGGGAGTCATCGGTCAACCAGGCCTTTGCCGAACTCTCCCGCGCACTGCTGTCCCCTCTTTCTCTGGCGGATATGTCTGCCCTGGTCCTGGAAAAGGCCAAACGGCTGACCGGCAGCGGGCGGGGATATGCGGGATATATTGATCCGGAGACCGGTGAAATGACCGGCCCGGACCCGGACGGGTGGACGGATGGCCCGATGACCCCGGTCCGGCTGGCTGTTGCGGCCCGCTTTAACGACAAAACCGTGGGGCAGATTGTCCTGAGTCATGGCGAAGGGCCGTATACGGACCGGGATGCGGATCTGGTCCGGCGTCTGGCAGATCTGTATGCGGTCGCCATCCGGCGGAAACAGGCCAAGTATGAACTGGTCCGGTCCAGGGAGAAGGCGGAAATTGCCAGCCGGGCCAAGAGCGAGTTCCTGGCCAATATGAGCCATGAGATCCGGACGCCCATGAACGGCATTATCGGTATGCTGGGGCTGGCCCTCGACACCCCGCTGAACCCCACGCAGCGGGAGTATCTGAGGATGGCCCGGTTTTCCGCCGACGCCCTGCTGGTCCTGCTCAACGATATACTCGACTTCGCCCGTATCGAGGCCGGAAAGCTGGAGCTGACCTCTGCGGCCTTTGACCCGGATGACCTGCTCCGGTCGGCCCTGGCCCCGGTCCGGCCCGAGGCGGAAAAAAAGGGGCTGATCCTTCAGCGCCGCATTGACCGGGCGGTTCCGGGTCGTCTGATGGGTGATCCGAACCGGATTCGGCAAATCCTGATCAATCTGCTGCGAAATGCGGTCAAATTTACCGAATCCGGGGAGATCCGGGTTTGTGCAGACGCTGTCCGCGAATCGGCGGGTTGCGGTGAGCCGGATCTGCTGCGATTTTCTGTCAGAGATACCGGTATCGGCATTCCCGAAGACAAGCGCCGGGAGATTTTCAGAGCCTTTTACCAGGCGGACGGCTCACTCAGCCGCCGTTACAGCGGCGTGGGCCTGGGCCTGAGCATTTCCCGGAACCTTGTCGAACGGATGGGCGGACGGATATGGGTTGAAAGTGAGCCGAACCGGGGGAGCCGGTTCTGTTTCACCCTGCCGCTGAAAGCGCCTCCTCAGGGGGCGGCGGCGGAGATCCCCGGAGAGGTGTGCAAAAATTCCGGTTCCGGCCCGTGTGTGCCGCCTGTCCCTCACCCGTCCCCCCGCATACTGCTGGCGGAAGACGACGAGATCAGCCGGTGCGTGTTTACCGGTATCCTTGAGGAAATGGGAATCGCGGTGACGGCCGTCAGAAACGGGCGGGCGGCATTGGATGCCCTGAGCGCATCGGCCTTTGACCTCATCCTCATGGATGTCCAGATGCCGGAAATGGACGGGCTGGCCGCGAGCCGGATGATCCGGGAAACCGACCCGGAGACGCCCATCATCGCCCTGACGGCCCACGCCTTTCCCCGTGACCGTGACCGGTGTGTGGCCGCCGGCATGACCGATTATCTGGCCAAGCCCGTGACGCAGGCGACTTTTGGAAAAATTCTCTCAAAATATATACCCGTTTCCTATCGGCCGGCGCGGGTCGCGCTGATGGCGGACGGTCAGAGCGCAGCCGGGGCGTTACAGTCCGAAAATGAGCCGCACCTTCTTTTCAGCGGCGTATGCGACGCCCTGGAGGAGGTGGAATCGGCTGTTCAGGCCGGAGATTCGGACGCCCTGGAACGTCTTGCAGAGCGGTTGCGGCGGGTGGCTGCCGAGGCAGGCCGGAGCGACATTGCCGATGACGCCTTCCGTCTCAAACTGGCGGCGCGGGCAAATGATCCGGGCAAGGCTCGGTTTCTGACCGACCAGATGACGCGGACCGCAGCGGTAATGCACAGGCAGCTCAATGGCGGAAAGGGGGCCGGGCACGACGGCCAGACTGCCTGCGGGCCAGATTCCCAGCTTCAGGGGTCCGGCGTCCGGGTATGTCAGACCGCATTTATTCGGAATGAGGGCATTCGGCACAAATAA
- a CDS encoding chemotaxis protein CheD: MNQPDARLPMIFLRPSELFIRRDNARQPLKVTTVLGSCVSLTLFNARLGMAAICHALLPRCGPDRSDCQGSFRYVQSVIPLMFSDFQRRGGRPGETEVKLFGGSDMFGRNSGAGGIPSVGSQNVEMAVEMIGASRFHLKTADVRGRYGRKISFYPHTGDVWVKPLGGRGRGEQADIWKKS; the protein is encoded by the coding sequence ATGAACCAGCCTGATGCAAGATTGCCCATGATATTTCTCAGGCCTTCGGAGCTTTTTATCCGCAGGGACAATGCCCGTCAGCCGCTGAAGGTGACGACCGTCCTGGGATCCTGTGTGTCGCTGACCCTGTTCAACGCCCGGCTCGGCATGGCTGCCATATGCCACGCCCTGTTGCCCCGGTGCGGGCCGGACAGATCCGACTGCCAGGGGTCTTTCAGATATGTTCAGTCGGTTATTCCGCTGATGTTCTCAGATTTTCAGAGGCGGGGAGGGCGCCCGGGGGAAACAGAGGTGAAGCTCTTCGGCGGCTCGGATATGTTTGGAAGGAATTCCGGTGCCGGGGGGATCCCCTCTGTCGGGTCACAGAACGTTGAAATGGCCGTTGAGATGATCGGGGCCTCCCGCTTTCACTTGAAAACCGCCGATGTAAGGGGCAGATACGGGCGCAAAATTTCCTTTTATCCCCATACCGGAGACGTATGGGTCAAGCCTTTGGGCGGAAGGGGCCGGGGAGAGCAGGCCGATATATGGAAAAAATCCTAG
- a CDS encoding response regulator, whose translation MMKILIAEDDFIARRILKDILSAYGDCDIVVDGDEAVQAFRLAHEENAPYDLICMDIMMPNTDGQQALVRIRDMEKQYGIRGTAEVRVIMVTALDDPKNVFQAYYNGVATAYIVKPIEKDRLADSIRALGLPG comes from the coding sequence ATGATGAAGATTCTGATTGCTGAAGATGATTTTATCGCCCGCCGGATTCTCAAGGATATCCTCTCCGCCTATGGCGATTGTGACATCGTTGTGGATGGTGACGAGGCTGTTCAGGCCTTCCGGCTGGCCCATGAGGAGAACGCACCCTATGATCTGATCTGCATGGACATTATGATGCCCAATACGGACGGTCAGCAGGCCCTGGTCCGTATCCGTGACATGGAAAAACAATACGGCATACGGGGAACCGCCGAGGTCCGGGTCATTATGGTGACCGCCCTTGACGACCCCAAAAATGTTTTTCAGGCTTACTATAACGGGGTGGCAACCGCCTATATTGTCAAGCCCATTGAAAAGGATCGGCTGGCCGATTCGATCCGTGCCCTGGGATTACCGGGGTAG
- a CDS encoding chemotaxis protein CheW, with translation MKEQKNDRVEEADSASASQYLTFKLGDEVFALDVAQVREVLDLIPITKVPGTPDFMRGVINVRGSVVPVMDLRFKFGLSDIKETLDTRIIVMEITLEDEITVLGTLADSVDEVLDIEADQIEPPPRIGMRWKTEFIRGIGKRDDQFIIILDIDRVFSTDELMLAESVEAVPETDTDEGAAE, from the coding sequence ATGAAAGAGCAAAAGAATGACAGAGTAGAAGAGGCCGATAGCGCCAGCGCTTCTCAATATCTGACTTTCAAGCTGGGAGATGAGGTCTTTGCACTGGATGTGGCCCAGGTCCGGGAGGTGCTGGATCTGATCCCTATCACCAAGGTGCCGGGTACCCCTGATTTCATGCGGGGGGTCATCAACGTCCGGGGCAGTGTGGTGCCGGTGATGGATCTGCGTTTCAAATTCGGGCTTTCCGATATAAAGGAGACCCTGGATACCCGGATTATCGTCATGGAGATCACCCTTGAGGATGAAATCACCGTTCTGGGAACTCTGGCGGACTCGGTGGATGAGGTTCTTGATATTGAAGCGGATCAGATTGAGCCACCGCCCAGAATCGGTATGCGCTGGAAAACGGAATTTATCAGAGGGATCGGCAAACGGGATGATCAGTTTATCATTATTCTGGATATCGACCGAGTCTTTTCCACCGATGAACTGATGCTGGCAGAGTCGGTTGAGGCCGTGCCGGAAACGGATACAGACGAAGGTGCCGCAGAATGA
- a CDS encoding CheR family methyltransferase produces MSDSDMHAGLCTMSQRTFRRFRRFIQAELGIKMPEAKQTMLQARLQKRLRTLKIRTFEEYADYLFSDRGMAEELAHMIDVVTTNKTDFFRESQHFDYLTESVLPQLVRHFGAGVRRRAAVWSAGCSSGEEAYTLAMVLNEFRRRCPGFSYSVLGTDISTRMLKSAASGIYPHSRIEPVPMRFRKKYLLKSRDRGKDLVRIVPELRAAVRFYRVNFMKNDFGIREQMDVVFCRNVLIYFDRENQEKILNSICRHLITGGYLFTGHSETLNGLNIPLSQVTSTVYRKTL; encoded by the coding sequence ATGTCTGACAGCGATATGCATGCAGGGCTTTGCACCATGTCCCAGAGAACCTTCCGCCGCTTCAGGCGGTTTATTCAGGCCGAACTGGGCATCAAGATGCCCGAAGCCAAACAGACCATGTTGCAGGCCCGGCTTCAGAAACGTCTTCGGACGCTGAAGATCAGGACATTTGAAGAGTATGCAGACTATCTCTTCAGTGACCGGGGAATGGCTGAGGAACTGGCCCACATGATTGATGTGGTGACGACCAATAAGACCGATTTCTTCCGCGAGTCCCAGCATTTCGATTATCTGACCGAATCGGTGCTGCCGCAACTGGTCCGCCATTTCGGTGCAGGTGTCCGCAGGCGGGCCGCCGTGTGGAGCGCAGGGTGTTCCAGCGGTGAGGAGGCGTACACCCTGGCGATGGTGTTGAACGAGTTCAGACGCCGCTGCCCCGGATTCAGTTATTCCGTGCTGGGCACGGATATTTCGACCCGGATGTTGAAAAGCGCAGCTTCAGGGATTTATCCCCACAGCCGGATCGAACCGGTTCCCATGCGTTTTCGCAAGAAATATCTGCTGAAAAGCAGGGACCGGGGAAAGGATCTGGTGCGGATCGTGCCGGAGCTTCGGGCGGCGGTCCGGTTTTACCGGGTCAATTTTATGAAAAATGATTTCGGCATTCGCGAGCAGATGGATGTGGTCTTCTGCCGAAATGTCCTCATCTATTTTGACCGGGAAAACCAGGAAAAAATCCTGAACAGCATTTGCCGTCATCTGATAACGGGCGGCTATCTTTTTACGGGACATTCCGAAACCCTGAACGGGCTGAACATACCGCTGTCGCAGGTCACATCCACCGTGTACCGGAAAACCTTATGA